Part of the Candidatus Polarisedimenticolia bacterium genome, GGCCGGCAACGCCCCCTCCGTGAACGACGGTGCCTCCGCCATGGTAGTCCTCTCGGAAGCCGCCGCCCGGGCCCACGGCGTCACCCCGCAGGCCGAGATCGTGGCCTACACGACCTCGGGAGTTGAGCCGAAGTGGGTGATGATGGCCCCGCAAAGCGCCGTCGAGGAGATCCTGCGCAAGACCGGCTGGAAACGCGAAGAGGTGGATCTCTACGAGCTGAATGAGGCTTTTTCGGTGCAGGCCGTCGCCCTGATCCGGGAGCTGAAGCTGCCGGCGGACCGGGTCAACGTGCACGGCGGCGCCGTGGCGCTGGGCCACCCGATCGGCGCGAGCGGCGCCCGCGTCCTGACGACGCTGATCCATGCCTTGATGGACCGCGGCGGCAAGAAGGGGATCGCGGCCCTCTGCCTGGGCGGCGGCAACGCCGTCGCCATGGCCATTCGGCTTCCTTAGGAGAGACCGCCATGAATCCAGGGACGATCGGCGTGGTCGGATCGGGCACGATGGGGGGCGGCATTGCCCAGGTGGCCGCCTCCGCGGGGCACTCGGTGATCCTCGCCGACCGCTCCGAGGAGATCCTGGGGCGCTCGCGCGGCGCCCTGGAGAAAAGCCTCGAGCGCGGCGTGGAGAAGGGCCTCTTGAGCGCTTCCGAGAAAGGCGCCGTGCTCCAACGCATCACCATGGAGCCTCGATTGGAGCCGCTCTCGGCGGCCGACTTCGTCATCGAGGCGGTGAACGAGGATTTCGAGCTCAAGAAGCGGATCTTCACCGAGCTGGACCGCCTCTGCCGACCCGGAGTCATCCTCGCCTCCAACACCTCCTCGATTTCCATCACCCGGATCGCCGCGGTCACGAAGCGTCCCGGGAGCGTGATCGGGATGCATTTCATGAACCCGGTGCCGATCATGAAGCTTGTCGAGGTGATTCGCGGGCACGCCACCTCCGAGGAGTGCTGGAAGACCACCCGCGACCTGGCCGAAGGATGGAAGAAGGTGCCGGTGGAGGTTCACGACTATCCGGGCTTCGTCTCGAACCGCATCCTCATGCCGATGATCAACGAGGCGATCTTCGCGCTCCACGAAGGGGTCGGAACCCGGGAGGCGATCGACACGGTGATGAAGCTGGGGATGAACCATCCGATGGGCCCCCTGACGCTGGCCGATTTCATCGGGCTGGACACTTGTCTGGCCATCCTGAACGTCCTGCACGAAGGCTTCGGCGATCCCAAGTACCGCCCCTGTCCGCTGCTGAAGCGGATGGTCGACGCGGGATATCTGGGACGCAAGACGGGCCGGGGATTCTACGACTACCCGCGCCCCTGAGGGGCGATGCTGGATTTCATCAGCCGACTGAAGAGCTCCCCTGAATTCGGCCCCGACCTCGTCGAGGTGCGCTCGTTCCCCGCGCAGCCAGGGCGCTATGCCGAGCTGCGCGACCCTCTTCCTCCGGCGCTCGGCGCGGCCCTGCGACGGGGAGGCATCGAGCGGCTCTACCTGCACCAGGCCAAGGCGATGGATCGGGTCCGCGAGGGGGAGAACGTCCTGGTCGTCACCCCCACCGCCTCGGGGAAGAGCCTCATCTATATAGTCCCCACCTTCGAGCAGGTGGTCGAACGGCCCGGGGCCCGGGCCCTCTACCTGTTTCCCTACAAGGCGCTCGAGCAGGACCAGCTGAAGGCCATCCTGGAGCTGGGGGCCGACCTGGGAAACGGGCGAACCATTCGCGCCGAGATCTACGACGGCGACACGCCCCCCGCCCGCCGCAAGGCAATCAAAGCCGACCCGCCCGACATTCTGATTACCAATCCCGACATGCTCCACCTCGGGCTGCTGGCTTACCACGATGACTGGCGCGAGCTGTTCGCGCATCTCCGGCTCGTGGTTGTTGACGAGCTCCATGTCTACAAGGGAATCTTCGGCACCCACCTGCACCACATTCTGGCGCGCCTGCGGCGCGTCGCGGAGCACCACGGCGCACGGCCCCGGTTCATCGCCTCCTCCGCCACCATCGCCAATCCAGCGGAGCTGGGAAACGCGCTGACCGGCGAGACCTTCTCCGTCGTGGACGACAACGGCGCCCCGCGCGCCGCCAAGCACATCGCCTTCCTCAACCCGCACAGCGCCTACACCTGCGCCACCAAGCTGGTGGCCCGCTCCCTCAAGGAGGGCTACCGCACCATCGCCTTCACCAAGGCGCGCAAGATCACCGAGCTGATCCATTCCTGGCTGGTGCAGCAGGATCCTGGCCTCAGGCGGCAGATCTCCTCGTACCGCGCCGGATACCTGCCGGAGGAGCGCCGCGAGATCGAGCGCGGCTTGCTGGAAGGGAGGATTCGCGGCGTCATCTCGACCAGCGCCCTGGAGCTGGGGGTCGACATCGGGGGACTGGATGTCTGCGTCCTGGTGGGTTATCCGGGATCGATCGTCTCCTCCTGGCAGCGCATCGGCCGGGTGGGCCGCGAGGACCGCGAATCCCTGACCTGCCTGGTGGGGATGCCCGACGCGCTGGACCAGTACTTCATGCGGGAGCCGGAGGAGTTCTTCCGCCGGGGGTTCGAGCGCGTCGTCTTCGATCCGGCGAACCGGGTGATCGCGGCCGACCACCTGGTCTGCGCCGCGGCCGAGATCCCGCTGGCCCGGCCGGAGGACGAGCGGCGCTACGCGCCGGAAGTCATCGAGGTGATTGGCGACCTGGAGCGCAACGGCGATCTGGTGCGCGACGCCGACGCGGAGCGCTGGTATTCGTTCCGCCGCAACCCACAGCGCGGCGTGAACCTCCGCGGGATCGGGAACACCTATACCATCGCCTTGGAGCCCTACGGCTCCTCCTCCTCGGGGCGGGTGATCGGCACCGTGGATGCGGTGCGCGCCTTCCATGAGTGCCACGAGGGAGCGATCTACCTGCACCACGGACAGCAGTTCCTGGTCCGCGCCCTGGACGTGGAGAACCGGCGGGTGCGCGTCCTGGCGGTCGACTCCGACTTCTATACCCAGGTGATGGCCGACAAGCAGACCGAGATCCTGGAGACCCTCGCCTCGCGGACGCTCGGAGCGGCGCGAGTTCATCTGGGACGATTGAAGGTCACGGAGCGGATTCTCGGGTACGAGAAGCGCCGGCTGCACGGCCGCGACCGTCTCTCGACGCACGACCTCGACCTCCCGCCGATTCTGTTCGAGACGGTCGGTCTCTGGATGGAGCTGCCCGAGGAGCTGCGCAGCATGGTGGTGGAGCGGGAAGGCCACTTCATGGGAGGCATCCATGCCGTGGAGCACGCCGCCATCTCCCTCTTCCCGCTCCTGGCCATCTGCGATCGCAACGACATCGGCGGCATCTCCTACCCGCTGCACCCGCAGATCGGCCGCTCGGCCATCTTCATCTACGACGGTTATCCGGGAGGGGTGGGTCTCGCCGCCAAGGGATACGAGGCGCTCGAGGATCTGCTGGAGCACACGCGCGCGCTGCTGGAGCACTGCGGCTGCGAGAAGGGCTGCCCTTCCTGCATCCAGTCCCCGAAGTGCGGCAACGGTAACCAGCCGCTGGACAAGGCGGCCGCCGCGCTCGTCCTGCAGGTGCTGACGGGCAAGCAGGCGCTGGCGCAGCCGGCGGCTCCCGCGCCGGAGTGGGTGCCGATTCCGCGGCCCCCCAGCCCACCCGCCGCGGCGCGCAGCGCGCCGCAGGGAAGGATTCTCTACTTCGACCTCGAGACGATGCGCAGCGCCGACGAGGTCGGGGGCTGGGAGCACACCCACCAAATGGGGATGTCGGTGGGAGTGGTCTACGAGGAGGAGACTTCCCAGTACCGCATCTACCGCGAAAAGGACGTCGAGCGCCTCCTGCTCGACCTGGTGACCGCGGACAGGGTCATCGGGTTCAACATCGATCGGTTCGATCTGCGCGTGCTGGGTGGTTATGTCGGCTGGGACCTCAAGAAGATCCAGACCTTCGACATGCTGCGCTACATCCATGACCGGCTCGGGTTCCGGCTGCGACTGGACGCCCTGGCGGAGGCGACGCTGGGGCAGCGCAAGACGGGTGACGGGCTGCAGGCCCTGGCCTGGGCCAGGGAAGGACGGTTCGATCTGATCGAGGAATACTGTCGCAAGGACGTGGAGGTCACTCGTAGCCTGCACCGCTTCGGGGCCTCGAGCGGCTACCTGCTCTACCAGGATCGCGAGGGGCGCCGCGTTCGGCTCCCGGTCGACTGGGCCTGAGGGGCCACGCGATGGCCGCGAAGATTCTCGATGCGCTGTTCGACGAGTACCGCCGGCTTCGCCCCGAGGATGCGGAAGGATCGGGCGGCATCACGGCCTTCGCCGAGTTCCTGGCGCGCCATGGCGGCATGCGCCGGCTGGAGCCGCCGGGAAAGCCGCCGCGCCTCCTGGGCACCGCTTCCGATCTGCGCTGCTTCCATTACTCGCAATACCTCGAGTGGTACCTTCCGGAGAAGCTGGGCGCGCCGGCTCGGGACAAGGAGCGCGCCCGGGAAGCGCTGCGCCGATTCAATGAGTGGCTGATGGAGACAGGGCAAATCGGACGGGAAATTTTCGAGGAGAGCCGGGAATCGATCCTCGGCGAGGCCGAGCCCGCGGCCTTCCAGAATGTCTCCGGCGTCGAAGAAGATGAGAATGAAGAAGATGAGAATGACGAATTCAAGGTTCCGGAAGAGCGCGATTTCTACGTGCCGGGCGAGTATGCCGCGACGCTGTCCGGCGAGTTCCTCATCACCAAGGTGCAGGAGGGAATCCTCTACGGGCGCCGCAGCGGGGATGTCGAGGAAGTAGGCCCCATCCTGGTGGACCGGGCCGTGAGCAGCGGCCACAAGGTCGGCGACCGCGTGCACCTCTCCCTCGGAAAAGCGGGCGACCACTGGAATCTGCTGGGGCTCGGCCGTCCCGAGCGCTAGGCTCCCTGCGAAGAAGCGTCCTTACGGACAGAGCGCCTCCTGGCGCACAGAGAAAACCCCAGCCCCCACCGGCTTGGCCACCTTGACCACGTGCGTCGGGGAGATGCCCTCGAAGAAGCAGTCACACGTTGCCGCAGTCAAGTCCACGATCGTCGTTTCCAGATCGGGAGGGGAAGCCCCGCTCCGCACGCAGGTGATCTGGGTCTGCTGGCAGGTGTCGGACACGCCGCCGCGAGCGTCGACGATCGCAGCCTCCGTGGCGAAGTCGATCAGCGTCGTGCCGCACTTCGCCGGCCAGAAGGCGCACCAGTCTGCCAGATTGTCGATGATGCGATACACGGGGGTCTGAAACCGGCTCCAGTCGATGAAGATCGTCGTGAAAGGGCGATCGCACGCGGGGCAGGGGTGATGGTCCGGGCGCGGCTGTCCGAGAGAGTCTTCGCCCAGCCCCTGGTTCACTCCGCCCCGGGTGCAGGCGACGAGGTAGAACGCGGCCGATCCGGTGGGCAGCGGGTCGTTTTCGAGGATCTGGGAGACGCCCCGGTCGCACAGACGCAAGGCCAGGGGCCCGGAGTCCTGCGTGTAGATTCCGGAGTCGCGGAGGACGTAGAGATCCCCGCGATACACGTTGTATCCATCGCAGCCTGCCTCGTCCTGCCAGTCCAAATGGGCAGCATCGGGCACCTCCACCAGAACCAGCCCGTCGTCGGAATCGCAGCGGTCGCCGGTGCCGTCGGCGTCCAAGTCTTCCTGGTCTGGATTGAAGTCGTATCGACAATTGTCCGCGGAATCGCAGATCCCATCGTCGTCCCCATCGCTCGGCGGCTCGAGGGGACATAGATCGCAGGCGTCACCCACGCCGTCGAGATCGGAGTCGAGCTGGCCGGGATTCGGAACCGTGGGGCAGTTGTCGTCCTGGTCGGGGATTCCGTCGTCGTCCTGATCGCCCGGTGCGAGGGGTGCGGTCGCCGGCGACGATGAATCGTCCGCCAGGGACTGAGACACGGGCATGCACAGGGCGATCATGGCAACGAATATCACGGCACTCGTGGACATGCTGGAGCTGACCGGGGAGATGCGCGCCTTGGAAATCGGCATGGTCGTCACCGCGTGGGGGGATGGTTTGAGAGAAACCTACTCCCGCCATCGTCGGGTGTCAACAGATTGCGTCCCGCCCTCCGCGCGGCGCACCGAGGCGTGCATCACGGATTTCGATCCGAACGCGCGAATTTCCCAGGGGGAATCGCGGTTCGGGCTTGATCCCCACTACGGAAAGTGGTAGAAAACCGCCACATTTGAGCCATTTCGGTTCAATTTGGAGGAACTACAGCGTGAGCAAGATGACCCGTACCGATCTGATCGAGCTGATCGCCAAGGAAGCCGGCACCGAGAAGCGGGCCGCCAAGACCTTCCTTGAGGCGTTCACCCTCATCGTCGAGAAGACGATGAAAAAAGGGGGAGAGATCCCTCTGGCAGGGCTGGGGAAGTTCAAGGTCGTGAAGCGGAAGGCCCGCATGGGCCGCAACCCCGCGACCGGCCAGGCCATCAAGATTCCCGCCAAGACCGTGGCGAAGTTCACGGTGGCCAAGAACCTGAAGGACATGGTGAAGAAGGCCTAGCCTCGACTAACAGACGAGATGGAAGAGCCCGCCGACCTCACGGTCCGGCGGGCTCTTCGTTTCAGGGGGAAACCGCCACGGCCGACTTCAGGGAAGCGGGTCGGGAAGCTTCTCCAGCCGCTGCAGCCCTCCCTGCGCCTCCTTGACGTAGCCGAATTCCGGATGCCCGAAGCGGATCACCTTCTGATAGTAAGCGCGCGCCTGCAGCGGGAGGCGCGCCTCGTCGAACGTGAGGGCCAGGCCGTACAGCGCACCCTGGTGCCCTTCCGGGCTGTAGAAGGGCTTGCGTGCATCGTACAGCTCCACCGCGCAGAGGTAATGATAGATGGATTCCGCGTAGCGCTGATAGCGCTCGACCTCGAGGCGCCCACGCTCGGCGAACGCGGCGGCCCGGCCGTTCTGGTAGAAATCGCGGTTCTCCAGGCAGCGGTCCAGCCACTTGAGGGCTTCCTCCGAGCGCCTCTGAAAGCTGTAGCAGTATGCGATCTGCAGGGAAGCCACTCCCTGCTCCGGTGGATCGTTGCCCAGCTCGCTGAGTCCCGCCAGATAGTACTTGAGCGCCTCCGGGTAGACCTCCTTGTCGTAATGGGCGTCCCCCAGGTCGAGGAGGAAGTAGCCGAGCAGCTCGGGGGCCTGCGCGCGCCGGGAGAGGTCCCGGTACTCCGGCTCCATCCGAATGGCTTCCTTGATCTGGCCCGTGTCGAGATGCGCGAGCATCCGCTGGTCGAGCCGGCGGCGCTCCTGATCGACCTGGCGGCGTGACAGAGGCTTGTCCATGGAGTCGTCTCAGGCGGGAACGGCGGTGACGCGCGCGTCGTCGACCTGGGTGACGCGGGCCCGCACGAGACGGTTCACCGCATCTTCCGGGCGCGCCTGCAGGCTCACCTCGATGAAGTTTCCCGACAGCGCCCGGACTTCCTCCGCCTGCGAGGCGTCCCTCAGGCCGAGGACCTCCAGCTCGCGGTTCAGGAACGATGCGCGGAAGCGTCGGGAAAGCCGTGCTCCGATCTCGCGCAGCTCGGCATTGCGGCGGCGGATGACATCACCCGGGATGCGGTCGCGCGCCTCGCCGGCCGGCGTGCCCGGCCTGGGAGTGAAGCTGAATACGTGGAGGTAGTTCAGCTCCGAAGACTCTACGAAGGCCTTCGTCCGGCGGAACTCTTCCTCCGTCTCGCCCGGAAAGCCGACGATCACGTCTGCCCCCAATCCCGCCTCCGGAAGCTTCTCCCGGATTCCTTCCAGCGCCTTCTGGTAATGATTCGTCGAATAGGGCCGGCGCATCCGGCGCAACACCGCGTCGCTGCCGCTCTGCAGAGGAACCTGGAGGTGCGGCGCCAGGCGGGGCTCCTCGGCCAGCGTCTCCACCAGCTCGCCGGTAACGCAGCGGGGCTCCACGGAATTCAGACGCAGCCGGCCGAGTCCCGGAAGGCGAGCCGCCCGGCGCAGCAATCCGGCCAGCGTCAAGGACGGCTCGAGATCCTTGCCGTAATCTCCCGTGTTCACTCCGGTGAACACGATCTCCTGGAATCCCGACTCGATCAGCCGGCCCAGCTGTGCCAGCACCTGCGCGGGCGGCACACTCCGGCTGGCGCCGCGCACCGAAGGGATCACGCAATACGAGCACTTCAGATCGCATCCTTCCTGGATCTTGAGGAAGGCCCGTGTCCGGTCCGAGAAGAAAGGGAGAGGGTCGTCGGCAGCTTCCTCGCAGGCAGGCGCCGGAGGGAGATCGGGAACCAGCTTCACCACCAGGCCCCGCAATCCCTTCTGCTCCTGCAGGCCGACGACGGCGTCGACGCCGGGAATGGCTTCCAGGGCGCGCGGGTCGCGCTGCGCGTAGCAGCCGGTCACCAGCAGGGTGCAGCAAGGATTGGCGCGACGCAGGCTGCGGATCAGCTGGCGTGACTGGGAGTCGGCCGAGGAGGTGACGGTGCAGGTGTTGACGATCACCAGGCGCGCCGCGCCGGCATCCGCCGTCGGGCGGAAGCCCATTGCCACCAGGGTCGCCTCCATCGAGGCCGAGTCGAACTGGTTGAGCTTGCAGCCCAGGGTTGCCACGTGGTACAGGGCGGGACGGGTCACGAGCGGTTCCGGATCTCCTCGGCGCGGCGGGTGATCTTTTCCGCCATCTCTTCCTTGTGGCGCCGCACCGCCTCGCGCAGGGCGGGATCGGCGGTGCCCAGGATCTGCAGCGCCAGGACCGCCGCGTTCACCGCTCCAGCCTCGCCGATGGTCACGGTGGCCACGGGGACGCCTCCCGGCATCTGGGCGGTGGAGAGGAGCGAGTCGAGTCCGTTGAGAGGAGAAGTGTTCAGGGGGACTCCGATCACCGGGAGCACGGTGTTGGCCGCCAGCGTCCCGGCCAGGTGGTTGGCGAACCCGGCGGCCCCGATGAGCACCTGCAGGCCGCGCGACTCCGCCTCCCGCGCATAGCGCGCCGTCTTCTCGGGGGCGCGGTGCGCCGAGGAGAGCTCGACCTCCACCTCCACCCCGAACTTCTTGAGCAGCTCGACTCCCTTGGTCATCATCGGAAGATCGCTCTCGCTGCCGAGAACGATTCCGACTCTCGGTCCTTTGCCGTGGCTCATGAGGAGGCTCCCCGGGTGCGCCGGGCCGCGCTGCTGCCGGCGTGCGCTCGATGTTCGTGGTTCACCGCCTCGCGGGCGATGTCCTTGCGAAAATAGCGGTTGGAAAAATGAATGGAGTCGACGGCCGCGTAGGCGCCGGCCCGCGCCGCCTCGAAGGTGCCGGCGAGCGCGGTGACGCCCAGGACCCGGCCTCCGGCGGTGAGCACCGCCCCTTTGTCGCTGCGCCTGGTCCCGGCGTGGAACACCGTCACCCCGGGGACGGCGGCGGCCCGCTCGAGGCCTTCCACCGTCTTGCCGGTCTGGTAGCTCTCCGGGTAGCCCTCGGAAGCCATCACCACGCACACGGCGCGCTCCCGGTGCCACTCGACTTCCAGCGCGTCGATCCGCCGCTCCACCGTGGCCAGCAGCGCCTCGGCGAGATCCGACTTGAGCCGGGCCAGGAGGACCTGCGCCTCGGGATCACCGAAGCGCGCGTTGAACTCGAGGACGCGCGGCCCCTGCCCGGTCAGCATCACGCCGGCGTAGAGCACTCCCCGGTAGGTGCGCCCTTCCTGGTCCAGGCCGCGGATGGCGGGAACGAACACCTCGTCGAGGACCTGCTCGAAGATTTCCTGCGTGACATGGATGGAAGGGGAGAACGCTCCCATGCCGCCGGTATTCGGCCCGCGGTTGGCATCCCCCGCCCGCTTGT contains:
- a CDS encoding 3-hydroxybutyryl-CoA dehydrogenase; this encodes MNPGTIGVVGSGTMGGGIAQVAASAGHSVILADRSEEILGRSRGALEKSLERGVEKGLLSASEKGAVLQRITMEPRLEPLSAADFVIEAVNEDFELKKRIFTELDRLCRPGVILASNTSSISITRIAAVTKRPGSVIGMHFMNPVPIMKLVEVIRGHATSEECWKTTRDLAEGWKKVPVEVHDYPGFVSNRILMPMINEAIFALHEGVGTREAIDTVMKLGMNHPMGPLTLADFIGLDTCLAILNVLHEGFGDPKYRPCPLLKRMVDAGYLGRKTGRGFYDYPRP
- a CDS encoding DEAD/DEAH box helicase — protein: MLDFISRLKSSPEFGPDLVEVRSFPAQPGRYAELRDPLPPALGAALRRGGIERLYLHQAKAMDRVREGENVLVVTPTASGKSLIYIVPTFEQVVERPGARALYLFPYKALEQDQLKAILELGADLGNGRTIRAEIYDGDTPPARRKAIKADPPDILITNPDMLHLGLLAYHDDWRELFAHLRLVVVDELHVYKGIFGTHLHHILARLRRVAEHHGARPRFIASSATIANPAELGNALTGETFSVVDDNGAPRAAKHIAFLNPHSAYTCATKLVARSLKEGYRTIAFTKARKITELIHSWLVQQDPGLRRQISSYRAGYLPEERREIERGLLEGRIRGVISTSALELGVDIGGLDVCVLVGYPGSIVSSWQRIGRVGREDRESLTCLVGMPDALDQYFMREPEEFFRRGFERVVFDPANRVIAADHLVCAAAEIPLARPEDERRYAPEVIEVIGDLERNGDLVRDADAERWYSFRRNPQRGVNLRGIGNTYTIALEPYGSSSSGRVIGTVDAVRAFHECHEGAIYLHHGQQFLVRALDVENRRVRVLAVDSDFYTQVMADKQTEILETLASRTLGAARVHLGRLKVTERILGYEKRRLHGRDRLSTHDLDLPPILFETVGLWMELPEELRSMVVEREGHFMGGIHAVEHAAISLFPLLAICDRNDIGGISYPLHPQIGRSAIFIYDGYPGGVGLAAKGYEALEDLLEHTRALLEHCGCEKGCPSCIQSPKCGNGNQPLDKAAAALVLQVLTGKQALAQPAAPAPEWVPIPRPPSPPAAARSAPQGRILYFDLETMRSADEVGGWEHTHQMGMSVGVVYEEETSQYRIYREKDVERLLLDLVTADRVIGFNIDRFDLRVLGGYVGWDLKKIQTFDMLRYIHDRLGFRLRLDALAEATLGQRKTGDGLQALAWAREGRFDLIEEYCRKDVEVTRSLHRFGASSGYLLYQDREGRRVRLPVDWA
- a CDS encoding thrombospondin type 3 repeat-containing protein — translated: MPISKARISPVSSSMSTSAVIFVAMIALCMPVSQSLADDSSSPATAPLAPGDQDDDGIPDQDDNCPTVPNPGQLDSDLDGVGDACDLCPLEPPSDGDDDGICDSADNCRYDFNPDQEDLDADGTGDRCDSDDGLVLVEVPDAAHLDWQDEAGCDGYNVYRGDLYVLRDSGIYTQDSGPLALRLCDRGVSQILENDPLPTGSAAFYLVACTRGGVNQGLGEDSLGQPRPDHHPCPACDRPFTTIFIDWSRFQTPVYRIIDNLADWCAFWPAKCGTTLIDFATEAAIVDARGGVSDTCQQTQITCVRSGASPPDLETTIVDLTAATCDCFFEGISPTHVVKVAKPVGAGVFSVRQEALCP
- a CDS encoding HU family DNA-binding protein yields the protein MTRTDLIELIAKEAGTEKRAAKTFLEAFTLIVEKTMKKGGEIPLAGLGKFKVVKRKARMGRNPATGQAIKIPAKTVAKFTVAKNLKDMVKKA
- the mtaB gene encoding tRNA (N(6)-L-threonylcarbamoyladenosine(37)-C(2))-methylthiotransferase MtaB; amino-acid sequence: MTRPALYHVATLGCKLNQFDSASMEATLVAMGFRPTADAGAARLVIVNTCTVTSSADSQSRQLIRSLRRANPCCTLLVTGCYAQRDPRALEAIPGVDAVVGLQEQKGLRGLVVKLVPDLPPAPACEEAADDPLPFFSDRTRAFLKIQEGCDLKCSYCVIPSVRGASRSVPPAQVLAQLGRLIESGFQEIVFTGVNTGDYGKDLEPSLTLAGLLRRAARLPGLGRLRLNSVEPRCVTGELVETLAEEPRLAPHLQVPLQSGSDAVLRRMRRPYSTNHYQKALEGIREKLPEAGLGADVIVGFPGETEEEFRRTKAFVESSELNYLHVFSFTPRPGTPAGEARDRIPGDVIRRRNAELREIGARLSRRFRASFLNRELEVLGLRDASQAEEVRALSGNFIEVSLQARPEDAVNRLVRARVTQVDDARVTAVPA
- the purE gene encoding 5-(carboxyamino)imidazole ribonucleotide mutase; this translates as MSHGKGPRVGIVLGSESDLPMMTKGVELLKKFGVEVEVELSSAHRAPEKTARYAREAESRGLQVLIGAAGFANHLAGTLAANTVLPVIGVPLNTSPLNGLDSLLSTAQMPGGVPVATVTIGEAGAVNAAVLALQILGTADPALREAVRRHKEEMAEKITRRAEEIRNRS
- the purD gene encoding phosphoribosylamine--glycine ligase; translation: MKILVVGGGGREHALAWKLRQSPRVSAVYAAPGNAGIAAVADCVPIDASSVVELAEFAEKVRIDLTVVGGELPLTLGIAEEFEKRELKLFGASRAAAEIESSKVFAKEFMGRHGIPTAAFVACASPEEALAALRRRGKPDFPVVLKADGLASGKGVVIADSAADAEGAVADIMKRRKFGTAGDQIVIEDFLRGPEVSFFALSDGEYVLPLVTCQDYKRAGDANRGPNTGGMGAFSPSIHVTQEIFEQVLDEVFVPAIRGLDQEGRTYRGVLYAGVMLTGQGPRVLEFNARFGDPEAQVLLARLKSDLAEALLATVERRIDALEVEWHRERAVCVVMASEGYPESYQTGKTVEGLERAAAVPGVTVFHAGTRRSDKGAVLTAGGRVLGVTALAGTFEAARAGAYAAVDSIHFSNRYFRKDIAREAVNHEHRAHAGSSAARRTRGASS